DNA sequence from the Dreissena polymorpha isolate Duluth1 chromosome 3, UMN_Dpol_1.0, whole genome shotgun sequence genome:
AAACAAAAACGAGTTTTTATTTCgatattgtatgtttattttaacattttaattatattaacacACATATTTACTGACCAGCAGTTAAAGATGttataagaaataatgaaatgctATTTACAGcgactatataaatatatatataagacagatgcgaaaaaataaacaaaaacacttcCTCTGCCCAAAATATGAGGATCAGATTCAGTCTAAAAATGAATCTGTGAGTTGATATCTTTGAACACAAGACTTCGAGCTACCCAAATTCCAACATGAAGGCTCTATATCATTAGAGCATGGATACAAACACGAATATATTGATCACATAACTGTTTATtgataacatatcttttttaatgtattatctAGTTGGAGACACAAATGTTTGATTGTTCCTATCTTGATAACAAATTAAATGACCCGCGTCTTGTAAAAATGGGTTTCATTCCATATGCGACCAGTGTAGCTCCAATCCAGAACTCGCACAGTCTCATCATGAGCTCCTTTGCCCCTAATGAGACCGCGAAACCGGACTTTATAACAAACCGCGTAGCACCTGATAACTGCTcacgctggccgcatatgtcaTAATGGAAATTTTCGCGCAACGTGGGTCAAAATTACATTCATTTcagtgtttattttataaatatcatattgcaATCATAGAACTAAGCATCTCATCATCAAACGACGTCAACATTAGATATGGAAAGTTTTATGGTAATTGCACGTTCACATTATCCGGCCATTTTTAACATTCGTTTTACATCGAGTAGTGACCTCATTGTGTTCATCGCCGCAAAAGTCGGTTGAAAATGTTGCTTTTCTTTTTCCGACTCTTTAGGACCACTTTCACAACTGTTTGAAAAACATCTGAAATTCCTGTCATCGACGCAGACGAACATTCGATGAAGGCATCGGCTCCGATTGCCTTGGCAATGTTGCAACCTTCATCGTATGTCACGTGACTCTCGTTGTTTGGAATCCGGATGTCCGTCTGACAGCCAATAAGAATAATCGGCTTTTTCCGTTTCGTCTGCGTTGTGGTTTCCGGAATCCACACGTCCCGAACATTCTCCAATGTGTCTCGGTCGACGACGCTGTAGCAGACGATGATGACTTCACTGTCCAGGTAACTGTACGCCCGAACACTCTGGTAATCGTgctgaaaatatttattattttaaattgaaaacgaatacttatattattttcattatacaatacATATATACTAATAATGAACATATAATGAACCCAAAACGTGGATTGTCTCCATGAGATTTGCTATGTCACGTTTTATGTTCATCGTTTATCAACAACTGTGAAGCTGTTATTGAGGGAATTGTGAGAATATGTAAGAATAATGATACTAAACGTGACTGAAGGGCCGACTGACATATTAGAAGACCGACATTTGATTGGGATGGTTTTGATAGAATATCTGGAAGGCGAACGTAAAATGGATATGTACTATAAACTATAAACTATTTGGTCTTCTCACAAGTATACAAGTATACAAGTGAACCAGGGACTTGTAAACTCTAAAACCGGTCAAATCCAAGATTATAATCCGTATCTAATCTCAGTCCAACTATACTTGTATCTTTTCAAAAATTCCTATCAATGAAAGCGGACCATTTTAGCCGATCAAAATTTAGAGATAATAAATACTAACATTACTTTTATCAAACAGGATGGCACATGAAACAGTCATGCGCTTATCAGATACACCTATCACACGCTAATGAAATTGCTAAATTAATGTGACTTTAATTGTCATATATCGATTTTAAAGTTGCTATCGTCACTTAACAATTCTCACATGACCTTCAAGCTGATTAATTTTAGCCCGATCGTGTTGTAAACaacgttatattttgtaattagTTAAACCTGCAAATAATGTGTCgcctatatgtatatatttactttattttgctGCGCAGATATTCCAGACCCTTTTATAAACcttgtttgaaaagtattttaaTAGTGCGCCGTATCCGTTCACAACGCAATAAAAGCAAAACAGACGCTTGGTTCAAATGTATTTTGCTTTGTTAAATAAGGAAAGCACGTCATAATAACAATTGCTGTTAGCAAAATGTGTACCTTACTGCTACTACGTATTTGCATTTCCTGTGTTAAAAATAGCAACCATATATAAAAAAGCAACACCCTAGCATTAATGCATTGTTTAATTACCAGGAGATCATATTCGTATAATTCGGTCAAATAATTTAGAGATTCGCGGAAAAAGTAACGAGCGTTCCAAGTAGCTCCATTATATTCCAAATGGTTATTTTGAAGCTGTTTACGGGCACTTTGCTAAAAACCGTGGCATCAGTTGGTTTATTAACCATTGCTTTATTAGCGGCATTTTCGTTTTCAAAGCATAATGAAACTTTTATGACATCCTTGAAAAGTTTGCTTGTCATAAATCCTGATGACACGATGGTTATGCTCTCAGAGGGGAAAAGCGAGCGCTCAATTTTCTACTGGAATCGATGTGTTTACTTCCAGATTTAGTAGAACTTTGCCCCTGGAGGAATGTAATCCAAGAGGAAACGCGTGACCGAATTAAGTTGCGTCTGTAAGGCGATTCTCGGTACGGAGATTCGAGGACTTGTTTTGCACGGTAATTTATAATGACTTTCATTAGGTAATAATTTCCCATGCGGTACAGCAAATAAATTCTaccttatatatttatatatttgtgatTGTGGGTTTTGAAAGTTAGATGTATGAAGTGTGTTTTGGTATCCTGCCTAATAAGTAGATTGTTTAAGTAGATTgttctttaaataaaactgaaTTGGTTTCAATCGGTTAACAAGTTGTTATGTTTTATAGACCTATTTAATTGCAAGTGTAAAATATCATTGTTGATCGTTTCGTTTATGTTAACCATGTTAAACGCATACTCTTGATTCAAAAGTATATTACCGCAGTCTTACTTTTAAGATATTATTTTGATAGTAACCATCAATAAAAATTTATGATTCGTTCAGTTTTCACTTTAATGTATACTTAAACCGTTTCACCCACCATATATTATTCAAACCAAAGCATTTTTGCAATGTCATTGTTGTTTTCATTACAAACCAACCGTGTCCCCCTTCGAAAGTATCGTTTATGCGGTTGTCATGTTTACTATTTTGTACTACTTTGGGCACGTTTATTTCACCAAAACATAAAATGGccttgatttattttgatattatgtaTCGTACGGGTATTCATACAATTTATTTCAGTCTGTAGGTGTTGTAATAATGTCATATACGTCTGTTTGAATACTAAATGTGTCATAAAACTGACGCtgtcaaaacatgttaaaaacagCGATTGATGGTTAATGTGTTTAATCTTTATGAGCCCACTGACTGGGATGCAGAAATTATTGTACTtgttcgtccgtccgtacgtccgcACGTCCAGAATCTTATGTTTTGAACTACTCTTTATGTACTTGGTAGATCTCGCTTAAACGTTCACAGCTGAATGACCGTAATATGTAAATGATCGTCAAGAGAATATGTGGGCAGCGATGAATTATGGCAGAATAATGGCCATGTGTCTGTCTTTTTACAGTCAACATATAACACATAGTCGTCAGTTAATTCCCCTTCAATATCTGGAGTGATCCTGCACATTTGAAATACCTTAATATGCAGATGATTTAATTGATAGCAGTTTAGCCTGCGACAAGTTCTGACAGAATAATGGCACTTTGtctgtgtttgttttaatgatgaaACATATAGTtccaaaatattgtgttttaaactCTTCAATTTCTTTGTTAACTGCGCAAAAAATTTCAGAGCTGAAAGAGCTTAATTTGTAGATAATTGTTTAGAAAGGAATTATGGTTGTAACGAGTTTTGACAGAATTGcgatctttttcttttttgtcaactgt
Encoded proteins:
- the LOC127870743 gene encoding cell division control protein 42 homolog, with translation MVMKSHMNSSVVPCTLVGDGMVGKTSLALAFTNNQTPDENYVATVFDNYAGNVSVHGEQYTISIFDSPGQHDYQSVRAYSYLDSEVIIVCYSVVDRDTLENVRDVWIPETTTQTKRKKPIILIGCQTDIRIPNNESHVTYDEGCNIAKAIGADAFIECSSASMTGISDVFQTVVKVVLKSRKKKSNIFNRLLRR